From Tachypleus tridentatus isolate NWPU-2018 chromosome 8, ASM421037v1, whole genome shotgun sequence, a single genomic window includes:
- the LOC143224326 gene encoding uncharacterized protein LOC143224326, with the protein MKLALGLCVLVALVASSFAGYLYGGGGGYLGGGYGGGYGSGYYGGIGGLGGGYGGGYGGGYGGGYGGGYGGGYGGGYGGRLGGYRHGYHGVYCPWAYPVYPHYGYGH; encoded by the exons ATGAAACTCGCT CTTGGCCTTTGTGTTTTGGTGGCTCTCGTCGCCTCAAGCTTTGCTGGTTACCTTTATGGTGGAGGTGGAGGATATCTCGGAGGAGGCTATGGCGGGGGCTACGGGAGTGGTTATTATGGGGGAATAGGTGGTTTGGGAGGTGGCTATGGAGGAGGCTACGGAGGTGGTTATGGAGGTGGCTATGGCGGAGGCTACGGAGGTGGTTATGGAGGTGGCTATGGCGGACGTTTGGGTGGCTACAGACATGGTTACCACGGTGTCTACTGTCCCTGGGCTTATCCCGTTTATCCTCATTATGGCTATGGTCATTAA